Genomic DNA from Epinephelus moara isolate mb chromosome 24, YSFRI_EMoa_1.0, whole genome shotgun sequence:
NNNNNNNNNNNNNNNNNNNNNNNNNNNNNNNNNNNNNNNNNNNNNNNNNNNNNNNNNNNNNNNNNNNNNNNNNNNNNNNNNNNNNNNNNNNNNNNNNNNNNNNNNNNNNNNNNNNNNNNNNNNNNNNNNNNNNNNNNNNNNNNNNNNNNNNNNNNNNNNNNNNNNNNNNNNNNNNNNNNNNNNNNNNNNNNNNNNNNNNNNNNNNNNNNNNNNNNNNNNNNNNNNNNNNNNNNNNNtagacctactcctgaaaaactcatgcgcaaggctttttgtccctacgaggccaccgtcatttacccgacgggaggggtgagcgagtgagccctgcaatctagaatttgaccactgatgtcactgttttcaacccattttacacactggccctttaatgcaAATAAGTGACTTAATTCGTGAActagagtgcagatctctgccaggcAGCAGCTTGAGCTGATCATGGCCACACTGGACAATTTTTGTATTTCCAGAAGATATGCCGCAACACATTTCAGAAGCTAATAAAGATAACTAGTCTATAGTCCCTTTCATACTGACTGTTCGAGGCGGGAATATCGCATCGTCATACCACCTTGCTGTTCTGTAGAAAAGGTACGATTGCAGAATAGGGGGACAGAGTTGTGGTTCAGAATACCAAACTTTTGAAAGGATGTCAGTTTTGAGCCACGACGAAGGCCACAACACGGCTTGCAGCAGACtgtaaggcttgttgttttttaactaaGCCAAAATCCAGAAAACTTGTAGCCCCTACCAGCTGTTGAAGAGGActgaggagtcagcagttaGTGATGGTGTAAAACAGCcagtaaaacaggtttttcaacaactATGAATCAACACACAACCAAGAGAaatccttgagcatacagttaTAGATATGCActaaaatattaggctgattgggcCGGTAATTTGCAAGATTAACTGTGGACAGacagaaccacacacacacacacaaccacatgcacactcacacacaaccaAATGCATGACCCCCTTAAGGCTCAGGCCTGGTGAAGATACTAATCAGAATGAAACCATGTAAAAGATGTACCACCCATAGGTTTACTGTAAACTGGGGTGTCACAGTGGTGCAGTCGTTACCACTGTAGCCTCACAGAGGGAGGGGTCTGAATTTAAACCTGTGAAGTTAATTGTATGTGATAAAGCTAGTGTTCgtctgtctctatctgtcttGTTATTGATAGGTGACCTATGGATGGTGCACATGCCTAGTGTAATGTCAGCTGGAACTGTCTCCAGGACACTTCAACCCAAGAGTTTATAGCTGTagagggatggagagatggaTGGTATTTTAAAGGTAGACAGATATTACATCATACAAAGGTGGGATGGCTGTAGAGAACTCTTAATTAGTTATGTAAGGGGAAAAGAAATGACTTTTTCATCATCATAACAAGGACACGTAAAAGGAATGAAATAACTCGAAGTATTTTCAGCttgcagtgtttgtttattcaACCCAATGAGCCACATAAATTATGACAGCTCCAACTAGAGGTGATGatacatcacaacaacaacttGTAGATTTCTGCAAGACACACTGTACTCAGAGAGAGTAAAGGAACAACTGtctttataaaaaacaaaccgtTTACAGTATTTGAGGACACAGTACTCATTGTACTTTAGAAGAATTTTTCTAAACAGGTTTGAATATTTGCACTTACAAACCAAAGAAAAATAGTAAAAACTGACCTCATAACAGGTCACATTGTTCTTAAAAACCACTAAATTGGTTTGAttctcaaaatgtaaaaaatgcatGGTCACTGGAAAACTGTGACAGTGTGACATTAAACAAACCTTTTACAGTAAAGGATTGGACATGTTGATCTTAAAACAGATCATCGCTCAATAATCACATAAAATGAGGGAAAGTctattatgacaaaatgtctATAAAAAGGAcagttaacttttttttatcagctcAAATTAGCGATACCTTTCAAAAGGTCATCCAcgtgcagtgttgtaccaacacaTGACGTGCAGTGTGTCACAGAAAAATTGTGACATTAAGCAAAactttaagaaaacaaaaagtaaaaacaatttGGATCTCACAACAGATCAGTTTTGAGTAATCAGACAGATTAAAGTCCATTATACAATATGACAGAAAAAGGACAGttaacattttttgacatataataataataataatgattgcAGATGCAATCAGATTTGGTTCATGCAACATGCATGACAAGAAGTTCTCTTTCTTAATTTGAAAGatattgttgttgtcatttcctcaggaaaacacacaaaataaaaccttcTGTACAAACAGAAGAACAAGTTCATCAAATGTCAGAATTCATTTCCAGTAATCTTTGACCAATATGGTCATCTGAGTTTGTCTGGTAGTAACTCCAGTCTGTAGGTGTCTACCACGGCCTCCAGAGGGCGCTGTTGACTGGACTCTGTTCTTTGGTGATGCTGGTCTGGACTGTGGAGCTCAGAGGAGAGAAGTCAGCCTCTGTCAGGTTGTTATCAGAGGAAGACTGCAGCTTGTTGAAGTGGTTCAGCAGTCTTCTCTGctgttgatgctgctgctgcagctgtgtcagGACACAAACTGTCATCTCCAGGATGTCTGCTTTCTCCAGCTTGGAGTCTGGCTGCTGTTTGAGGAACTCTGGACCCAGGAGAGACTTGAGCTGCTCAATGCTGCTGTTGATTCGCTCTCTGCGTAACTTCTCCACCAGAGGCTTTCTGAGCTGCAGGAAGAAGAACAAAGTCATTAATAAACTTATTCTGGAGTAAAATGTTAACATGAACAAAGAGAACTTCTTATGATGGATACATTTTTCTTGGATGTTGAGTTTACCTTGTGGGTCAGAGTGAGATGCTCCTGAGAATTGGTCATTGCTGCAGTGATTGTAGGTGCCATGTCTGGATCTGTGTGCTGTAGAGGTCTCTGTAGAGAGAATCTGATCTGTGCTGGCTTCATCCCTCCTATTTATAGTCCCACATCTTCATATCAATGTGTGGGTCTGGGTCTAGTTGGAGTTTCTCACagtctcagccaatcagagagctcGCTAACACAATAAGGGATGCAACTCACTGAATGGTTTTATTGCCCCGGGGCACAATGGTTAGATCTCAGGGGAACAGGTGGAGGACTGGGGGGGTGATGGAGAGAGACTCACAGAGCTCTGTGTGAATCTGGGAAAGTGTTGACCCTGTAGAGAGAGCAGATCCTGCCTGATGCTGGGATCAATGACTTTGACTGAGCACACGCTCATCATCACATCACACACGTGAGGAAAGAACAATTTATAGTATATCATATGAATAACATGTAGGATAGATTTAAAAACCAagtgaacattttgtttttctgctgatgaTGGTTCATTGAGTTAAACCTTACATGTGTCAGGTGCAATCCCTCTGTTTTGAACTGCTGATTAGTTTTGGAATTTtcaaatttgattaaaaaaaattcaaattgcTTTATAAAAAATCCACCATTTTGCAAACTGTACAATATGTTCGAAAACAGTTTGCTGCCCATTCATGGTACTTGAAATAAACTCAGCACAATATTCATACAGCTGTCCGGATGTAGCCGAGTCTTTTGACACGTGCCTTGTAGTCGGTGTGAGGAACAAGCTGAGCTCAGTTTCCCACACTGACTCCCTGTATGGTGTGGTCAATGAACCACAAAGGGACTTCAGTGACAGATGCTGGCTGTGTGTTGTTATAGAAACACAGTCTGACATCACCAACCATCTGGAGGGAAAGAACACCATTGGCTGGCTCTTACAGTttgtaatattttacattttggtggGAAATCTTTTATTAAGTATCACCAAAATGACTAATTAtcacatgttttcagtttccaATCATTGCAATACATATTTGAACCTCCAGTAATAATCATGCCTCATAACTGACCATCAACTGGATCAAAGTTTCAGCTCTACACATGAAGGCGGGAGGTTTCCTGGGGGGCAGCTGTTTTCTGAAGTGTGCCAAATCCCTTTGGGGAATGACTTGGCTGCTGGTGGGATGGATGTCATTCACACTGAAGTCTTCCCTCCAGAGCTTTCCCACACTCCGTCCATTAGCAGAAGGCATGTGCCCCACTACAAATGGACCTTTTGATGATTCTGTACAGAAGCAGTGTGCGCCACCAAGCGTAAAGTGTGAGACCCCCTCACAAGATAATTTACCATTAAGTTAAATAGTTTGTACACAACATAAGTGAAACTTTAGAAGGCAGTTTCTGACCAAATTGCAGTGTGAATGCTGGATGTTGATAACTAGTGACTGGCCTGAAATGTGTGAAAGATATGATGAGAACAGGCTCcacttgttgtgaacagtttcagtGTAAAAAAGTTTCTatgtgaatgtatgaatgagTTGGAGGAGGTTGAAGATGAGTGGGTTggtttttctcatttgttttcaATATTACTAACCTTCAAacaaagttgattttttttttttttaaaagaattacCAGGATTGAAAGTTGAATAATACCCAGAATGTATGAAAGATGTGGaacattttaaagtttgaatgaagtttCAAGCCGAACGTATGAATGAGTACAcagagttttaaaatacatcatAAGTCATTTCTGGAACTTCCATTCATACATTTGAACAGGATAAAAATCCCGGGCAATGCAGAATATTTTTTATAGTATTTAAGTTACCATCGTTAGAAGTAGTGGCACACATGACGTTTCTATGTTGAAAAATGTGGAAATGATTAAGTTGCAAAAATAACAGTTTGAGAATATTAATAAAGATCAAGATGAATGTAGGTTGTGAACACTTCCAGCATTCAAAGAACTAACCAACTTCTTAGTTTAACTGTGACAGAGTAACTGACAGACACGCTTCAAACACCATGCTAAAACACTGTCTGCCTCCCAGAAGATGAAATGACCATATTATGAAAAGTAGTAATCTTGATTTATAACAGAGGGACCATTACAAGCAAACGTGCTACTTCAAACCAGCTCCAGTTTTAGGAGCCATGGTGACTTTAATCTCTGTCTCCTCAGGGCAAAGGTCTTTATCTATTGTCCCTCAGAGCTCTGTGAGTGAGTTTCCTCTGGTTTCCCACACTCTGTCCTTTCACTGCCTTCACTGGAGGAACAATAGAAGTGTGCCTCATTATGCATCACATTAGATACTAAGTCTGACCTCTTCATTATGCATCACATTAGATACTAAGTCTGACCTCTTTAAAGAGTGTAATGCTTTACTCTAAACATTCAAAAAACACCTAAACTTGACAATTACCAAGATATTGATGTTGCAACAGTGTCTTTGAAATGGaccttttttatttagtttgatGACTTGACTTGCTCCATGTAAAAAAAGTGATGTAACACTGATTATCCCTCCTCATCAAATATCTTGAACCACATTCCAATGCTTAGTTTAACACTAAACTGTTATGTTATGGATAAACAATTACTGTGTGTGCTGGTTTGATGGTTTGTTTATAAATCAACGGTTGAAACGATGATGGAGACCTCTATTGATTAGGttaatatgaaatataaatgtaCCTAACCATGATACACAGTGATACGAGGACACAACATTTTCAGctgacagtgtttgtttattcaACAAGGCACAAAGAGCAACAACGCTCCAACTAGAGGTGATGatacatcacaacaacaacctGTAGACTTTTACAAGACACACTGTACTCAGAGAGAGTAAAGGAACAACTGTCTTTGTAAAAGACAAACGCTGTACAGTATTTGAGGACACAGTACtcactgtattttaaaaatatttttccaaatggatttaaacatttacatttcctgaacaacagaaaaaaagtagtAAAAACCGACCTAACAACAGGTCACATTGTTCATCATCACTAAATTAGTTTGATTCTCAGAATGTAAAAATTACATTGTCACTTAAAACTGTGACAGTGTGACATTAAACAAGCATTGTACAGTAAAAGGATAAACATACTGATCTTAAAACAGATCATTTTTCAATTATCACATAAAGTGACAGAAAGTTCACCATGACAAAATGTCCATAAAAGGACAGgtaagatttttgataaattcaAAATTATAAACACCTATCAAGAGGTAATATCAATCTCTCCATGCACAGTATTGTACCAACACATGATGTGCAGTGAGACATAAAAATTGTGACAGTAATCaaacttttagaaaaaaagTATAAACATTTGGATCTAACAACAGATCAgttttgagtaatcaaatagaTTAAAGTCCATTATGACAATATGTCTATAAAACCAGACATTTCAATTCTTTTAACAATGATCAGTAACAATCAAAAGATAACATATGTTACCATAGTAATATATCCTACCAATACATGAAGTACAGTGAGATATAATTATAACAATTGCTGATGCAATCAGATTTGTATCATGCAACATGCATGATAAGAAGTTCTCTTTCTTAATTGGAAAGatattgttgttgtcatttcctcaggaaaacacacaaaataaaaccttcTGTACAAACAGAAGAACAAGTTCATCAAATGTCAGAATTCAGAAGAATGAATTTCCGGTAAACTTTGACCAATATGGTCATCTGAGTTAGTCTGGTAGTAACTCCAGTCTGTAGGTGTCTACCACGGCCTCCAGAGGGCGCTGTTGACTGGACTCTGTTCTTTGGTGATGCTGGTCTGGACTGTGGAGCTCAGAGGAGAGAAGTCAGCCTCTGTCAGGATGTTATCAGAGGAAGACTGCAGCTTGTTGAAGTGGTTCAGCAGTCTTCTCTGctgttgatgctgctgctgcagctgtgtcagGACACAAACTGTCATCTCCAGGATGTCTGCTTTCTCCAGCTTGGAGTCTGGCTGCTGTTTGAGGAACTCTGGACCCAGGAGAGACTTGAGCTGCTCAATGCTGCTGTTGATTCGCTCTCTGCGTAACTTCTCCACCAGAGGCTTTCTGAGCTGCAGGAAGAAGAACAAAGTCATTAATAAACTTATTCTGGAGTAAAATGTTAACATGAACAAAGAGAACTTCTTATGATGGATACATTTTTCTTGGATGTTGAGTTTACCTTGTGGGTCAGAGTGAGATGCTCCTGAGAATTGGTCATTGCTGCAGTGATTGTAGGTGCCATGTCTGGATCTGTGTGCTGTAGAGGTCTCTGTAGAGAGAATCTGATCTCTGCTGGCTTCATCCCTCTTATTTATAGTCCCACATCTCCATATCAATGTGTGGGTCTGGGTCTAGTTGGAGTTTCTCACAGTctcaaccaatcagagagctTGGTCAGACAATAAGGGGTGCAGCACACTTAATGCTGTTATTGCCTCGGGGGACAATGGTTAGATCTCAGGGGAACAGGTGGAGGACTGGGGGGGTGATGGAGAGAGACTCACAGAGCTCTGTGTGAATCTGGGAAAGTGCTGACCCTGTAGAGAGAGCAGATCTGCTGCCTGATGCTGGGATCAATGACTTTGACTGAGCACACGCTCATCATCACATCACACACGTGAGGGAGTAACATGTATGGTGCAATGTTTGAATTACatttaagttaaaataaaataatataaaaactttgtctgtttatttatttttgttacatGTTATTTGAGCCAAAACCTAACATGTAGCAGGTGACATCtctctgtttttaattaaaaatttgGATAGATATGACATGATTTTCTAAAATGCATTCAATCAAAATTGCACCATTTTAGAAAATAATATTCAGGATGTTAGAAAACAGTGTCATGCCCATTGCATGAAATAAACTCAGCACAATATTCATGCAGCTGTCCAGATGTAGCCGAGTCTTTTGACACGTGCCTTGTAGTCGGTGTGAGGAACAAGCTGAGCTCAGTTTCCCACACTGACTCCCTGTATGGTGTGGTCAATGAACCACAAAGGGACTTCAGTGACAGATGCTGGCTGTGTGTTGTTATAGAAACACAGTCTGACATCACCAACCATCTGGAGGGAAAGAACATCATTGGCTGGCTCTGACTCTGTGTAAAAAAATTTGAAATTTGGTGGAAAAATCTATCATAAAGAATCACCAAAAGTATTAGCGTGATCACCTCatattcatacaatgtaaaccTCAAATCATAATCATGCCTCATAACTGACCATCAACTGGATCAAAGTTTCAGCTCTACACATGAGGGTGGGAGGTTTCCTGGGGGGCAGCTGTTTCCTGAAGTGTGCCAGATCCCTTTGGGGAATGACTTGGCTGCTGGTGGCATGAATGTCATTCACACTGAAGTCTTCCCTCCAGAGCTTTCCCACACTCCGTCCATTAGCAGAAAACAGTCAAGTGCCCCACTACAAATGGACCTTTTGAGGGTCCTGTGCTAAATCAGTGTGCGCCACCAAGGGTAAAGGTTGGGACCTCCTCTAAAAATAATAACCCATCAGAATAAATAGTTGGTACACAACACTAAGTGAAACTAGACAATCCAATTTTTTAGAAAATTGTGACGTGAATgttgaaaaacataaacataattttgcctaaaatgtATGAAAGATATCAAACAGTTGAATTAATGTGAGAAAGTCTTACATGTCTTAACAGGTTTACAGTTTGAATAGAGAAGTACAGTAGCACACATGAAATTTCTACATTGAAAAGTGTGGAACTAGTTATGTTGCAACAAAAGTGGCGGGAGAATAATAAAGAGTGAGAAGAACATAGGCTGTGAACACTTCCAACATCCAAACCAATTCACTAAATTATTAGAACAATTTATAGAGTTACTGACAGAAACTTTTCAAACACCATGCTAAAAGTGTCTCTTCACAAGATGACTTGTCAATATTCTGAAAAAAGGTGTTGATGCTGATTCATATCAGAAGAACAGTTACAACCACAGGCGTTATTTCAAACCAGCTCCAGTTTTAGGAGCCATGGTGACTTTAATCTCTGTCTCCTCAGGGCAAAGGTCTTTATCTATTGTCCCTCAGAGCTCTGTGAGTGAGTTTCCTCTGGTTTCCCACACTCTGTCCTTTCACTGCTTTCACTGGAGGAACAATAGAAGTGTGCCTCATTATGCATCACATTAGATACTAAGTCTGACCTCTTTGAAGAGTGTAATGCTTTACTCTAAACATTCAAAAAACACCTAAACTTGACAATTACCAAAATATTGATGTTGCAAAAGTGTCTTTGAAATGGACCTTTTTTCATTTAGCTTGATGACTTGACTTACTCCATGTAAAAAGAGTGATGTAACACTGATTATCCCTCCTCATCAAAAATCTAAATTGAACCACATTCCAATGCTTAGTTTAACACTAAACAGGTATGTTATGGATAAACAATTACTGTGTGTTGTCATTTTATCTTGATTTACCAACCAAAGGTCGAAACGATGATGGTAaggaataagttaaaataaaatataaatgtaccTAACCATGATACACAGTGATACGAGGACACAACATTTTCAGctgacagtgtttgtttattcaACAAGGCACAAAGAGCAACAACGCTCCAACTAGAGGTGATGatacatcacaacaacaacctGTAGACTTCTACAAGACACACTGTACTCAGAGAGAGTAAAGGAACAACTGTCTTtataaaagacaaacatttacagtatttgAGGACACAGTACtcactgtattttaaaaaattgtttttccaaATGGATTTAAACATTTGCATTTCCTGAACAACagaaaaaatagtaaaaactgACCTAACAACAGGTCACATTGTTCATCATCACTAAATTAGTTTGAttctcaaaatgtaaaaattacaTTGTCACTTAAAACTGTGACAGTGTGACATTAAACAAACCTTTTACAGTAAAAGGATAAACATACTGATTTTAAAACAGATCATTTTTCAATTATCACATAAAGTGACAGAAAGTTCACCATGACAAAATGTCCATTAAAGGACAGGTAAGATTTTTGATGAATTCAAAATCATCAATACCTATCAAGAGGTAATATCAATCTCTCAACACATGATGTGCAGTGAGACATAAAAGTATCACAGAAAAATTGTGAAATCAATCAaaacttttagaaaaaaagTATAAACATTTGGATCTAACAACAGATCAGTTTTGAGTAATCAAAGAGATTAAAGTCCATTATGACAATATGTCTATAAAACCAGACATTTCAATTCTTTTAACAATGATCAGTAACAATCAAAAGATAACAAATGTTACCATAGCAGTATATGCTACCAATACATGAAGTACAGtgagatataataataataattgctgATGCAATCAGATTTGGTTCATGCAACATGCATGATAAGAAGTTCTCTTTCTTAATTTGAAAGatattgttgttgtcatttcctcaggaaaacacacaaaataaaactttctgTACAAACAGAAGAACAAGTTCATCAAATGTCAGAATTCACATGAATTCATTTCCAGTAATCTTTGACCAATATGGTCATCTGAGTTTGTCTGGTAGTAACTCCAGTCTGTAGGTGTCTACCATGGCCTCCAGAGGGTGCTGTTGACTGGACTCTGTTCTTTGGTGATGCTGGTCTGGACTGTGGAGCTCAGAGGAGAGAAGTCAGCCTCTGTCAGGTTGTTATCAGAGGAAGACTGCAGCTTGTTGAAGTGGTTCAGCAGTCTTCTCTGctgttgatgctgctgctgcagctgtgtcagGACACAAACTGTCATCTCCAGGATGTCTGCTTTCTCCAGCTTGGAGTCTGGCTGCTGTTTGAGGAACTCTGGACCCAGGAGAGACTTGAGCTGCTCAATGCTGCTGTTGATTCGCTCTCTGCGTAACTTCTCCACCAGAGGCTTTCTGAGCTGCAGGAAGAAGAACAAAGTCATTAATAATCTTATTCTGgattaaaatgttaacatgaACAAAGACAACTTCTTATGATGGATACATTTTTCTTCGATGTTGAGTTTACCTTGTGGGTCAGAGTGAGATGCTCCTGAGAATTGGTCATTGCTGCAGTGATTGTAGGTGCCATGTCTGGATCTGTGTGCTGTAGAGGTCTCTGTAGAGAGAATCTGATCTCTGCTGGCTTCATCCCTCCTATTTATAGTCCCACATCTCCATATCAATGTGTGGGTCTGGGTCTAGTTGGAGTTTCTCAcactctcagccaatcagagagcttTGTCTGACAGTAAGGGATGCCACACTCCGAATGGCTTTATTGCTCTGAGGGCAATGGTTAGATCTCAGGGGAACAGGTGGAGGACTGGGGGGGTGATGGAGAGAGACTCACAGAGCTCTGTGTGAATCTGGGAAAGTGTTGACCCTGTAGAGAGAGCAGATCTGCTGCCTGATGCTGGGATCAATGACTTTGACTGAGCACACGCTCATGATATTCACCCTTTGACTTACCTTTATGAGTGCAAGTTTACACACTCAACTGCTATATAATAAGCAGTCTTCTGTATACAGGGTTGTACTCTGCATGTCATCGAATTTCCTCTGTAGAACAGACTTGTAGTGCTGCAAGACACCTGCAACCAACATTAGATGGTAGTATCATATTTATCTGAACCGGGACAAAGTTGTGCTGGTGTCCAGATGTAGCAGGTGTGTCCTCTGTCTTGTGGCTGGTAGCCTGTGTGAGTAGAAGGCTGGTCTCAGTTTCCCACACTCTTTGCATGGTGTGGTCAGCGCACAACAAAAGGACCTTTCAAGAAGCTTttgtggcggctgctggtcgtGTGTAAAGGATACAGAGCCTGACGTCACCGACCATCTGGAGGGAAAGAACACTCTTGGCTGCCTCCAAGGTTTCATACAAACTGAAAATACGTtgaataaaatacatataataTCAGCAATCATGCTGAATTGTCACTTTTAACTTGTAACTGTAGACAATATAAATATCAAGTCAAAATACAATTTTGCCTGGTGGATCAAAAGCTGAGCTCTTTCTATGAAATTAGGGGGTTAAGACAGATGTTTCCTGAAGTGTGCCAAATCCCTCTGGACGAGAGCTGACTGCTAATCAAACTGAACTGTGACTCAGTTCTCCAGAGCTTTCCCACACTCCGTCCACTGACAAAATTTCACTGCAGATGCTGTGTAACAACAGGACTGTCTTTGACGCAAGCAGAAgacattttatataattttattgtatttctaTTAGGGTTGAACTCAAgattttaataattaattttgtAAAACCTTAACATTAGCTACAAATGTACTGGCCTGTGCTGTAATCATACATATTATTTGAAAATCCAAAGTTTACAACAAAAACATACGCAGagttaa
This window encodes:
- the LOC126386689 gene encoding transcription factor HES-2-like isoform X13, whose product is MKPAEIRFSLQRPLQHTDPDMAPTITAAMTNSQEHLTLTHKLRKPLVEKLRRERINSSIEQLKSLLGPEFLKQQPDSKLEKADILEMTVCVLTQLQQQHQQQRRLLNHFNKLQSSSDNILTEADFSPLSSTVQTSITKEQSPVNSALWRPW
- the LOC126386689 gene encoding transcription factor HES-2-like isoform X16 encodes the protein MKPAEIRFSLQRPLQHTDPDMAPTITAAMTNSQEHLTLTHKLRKPLVEKLRRERINSSIEQLKSLLGPEFLKQQPDSKLEKADILEMTVCVLTQLQQQHQQQRRLLNHFNKLQSSSDNNLTEADFSPLSSTVQTSITKEQSPVNSTLWRPW
- the LOC126386689 gene encoding transcription factor HES-2-like isoform X15; protein product: MKPAEIRFSLQRPLQHTDPDMAPTITAAMTNSQEHLTLTHKLRKPLVEKLRRERINSSIEQLKSLLGPEFLKQQPDSKLEKADILEMTVCVLTQLQQQHQQQRRLLNHFNKLQSSSDNNLTEADFSPLSSTVQTSITKEQSPVNSALWRPW
- the LOC126386689 gene encoding transcription factor HES-2-like isoform X11 encodes the protein MKPAQIRFSLQRPLQHTDPDMAPTITAAMTNSQEHLTLTHKLRKPLVEKLRRERINSSIEQLKSLLGPEFLKQQPDSKLEKADILEMTVCVLTQLQQQHQQQRRLLNHFNKLQSSSDNNLTEADFSPLSSTVQTSITKEQSPVNSALWRPW